The following are encoded together in the Bombus huntii isolate Logan2020A unplaced genomic scaffold, iyBomHunt1.1 ctg00000083.1, whole genome shotgun sequence genome:
- the LOC126876556 gene encoding venom serine protease Bi-VSP-like isoform X3 — MWRDPNVVGVAFQKKGKKSKGVQNFSRSRTVNTCGAWPWIAALGFRNPRNPDKPLWKCGGSLISARHVLTAAHCAHMDGIENIHNHNIAILRLVEEVPFSRYVYPICTKEPLRKSNFVGYNPLVAGWGALRYRRPRRNALMEVQMPVIKNAECKIAYSKFPNAPDITDGIICAEHAQGGEDSCTADRGGPLLIQHELTSYLIGIVSYAYKCGTAGYPSVYTRVTSYLDFILQAMQ, encoded by the exons atgtggcgtgatccgaacgtagtgggggtcgccttccagaaaaaaggaaaaaaatcgaaaggcgttcagaacttttcgagaagtcgaaccgtcaacacatgtg gcgcttggccatggatcgctgcattaggttttcgtaatccccgaaacccagacaaaccactatggaagtgcggaggttccctgatatcggctaggcatgttttgaccgcagcacattgtgcacatatggatggaatagaaaacatacacaatcataatattgccattcttagattggtggaggaggtgccattttcga ggtacgtatatcccatttgtacgaaagagcccctacgaaagagcaacttcgtcggctataacccccttgttgctggatggggagcattaagatata gacgaccacgacgtaatgcattaatggaagtacaaatgccagtgattaagaacgccgaatgcaaaatagcttattccaaatttcctaatgcacctgatatcactgatggtataatatgcgccgaacatgctcagggtggagaggattcttgtacg gctgaccgcggcggaccactgctgatacaacatgaattaacctcgtatttaataggtattgtgtcttatgcttataagtgcggcacagctgggtatcccagcgtttacactagggtcacatcgtaccttgacttcattctccaagcgatgcaataa
- the LOC126876556 gene encoding venom serine protease Bi-VSP-like isoform X6 produces MIEYRIGAWPWIAALGFRNPRNPDKPLWKCGGSLISARHVLTAAHCAHMDGIENIHNHNIAILRLVEEVPFSRYVYPICTKEPLRKSNFVGYNPLVAGWGALRYRRPRRNALMEVQMPVIKNAECKIAYSKFPNAPDITDGIICAEHAQGGEDSCTADRGGPLLIQHELTSYLIGIVSYAYKCGTAGYPSVYTRVTSYLDFILQAMQ; encoded by the exons atgatcgaatatcgaatag gcgcttggccatggatcgctgcattaggttttcgtaatccccgaaacccagacaaaccactatggaagtgcggaggttccctgatatcggctaggcatgttttgaccgcagcacattgtgcacatatggatggaatagaaaacatacacaatcataatattgccattcttagattggtggaggaggtgccattttcga ggtacgtatatcccatttgtacgaaagagcccctacgaaagagcaacttcgtcggctataacccccttgttgctggatggggagcattaagatata gacgaccacgacgtaatgcattaatggaagtacaaatgccagtgattaagaacgccgaatgcaaaatagcttattccaaatttcctaatgcacctgatatcactgatggtataatatgcgccgaacatgctcagggtggagaggattcttgtacg gctgaccgcggcggaccactgctgatacaacatgaattaacctcgtatttaataggtattgtgtcttatgcttataagtgcggcacagctgggtatcccagcgtttacactagggtcacatcgtaccttgacttcattctccaagcgatgcaataa